One stretch of Candidatus Zixiibacteriota bacterium DNA includes these proteins:
- a CDS encoding ATP-binding protein, with amino-acid sequence MQSNTAPFKPGWFLSLRLITYVLISGIVIFWMGYPDYLSFPFFGYSFLTLLLPAIFILRRWMEIKTLFRVVPILQTFFEIIIEIGIIYATGNVQSAFAGLFILTIISAALVSNLAGTLGFASLVSVSYAFVIWFGLSIKGEPGSAARALQTIFSTQDAAFYNIFLHILTFYLVAFISGYLVERLRHKDLQLATASQALRLAKLDTEDILRHLNSGLLTIDPQLKVIFFNRTAEEILELNEADVRGKNIRQVFAARMPQLTTNLIEVLQTHRHSPRNEIEIIGRSGKRTPLGISTSILKDESGEIRGVIAIFQDLTETKKMEDKIRIADRLAAVGELSAAIAHEIRNPLAAISGSVEVLHRELNLEGENRRLMQLIVKESSRLNNILSDFLLYARSNRVVFSRVELCRLISDVFEIVKRHNSYHSDIELKLTSPESYIYIFGDEDKLKQILLNLLVNACEAIGARPGNVAVGIDVGEDRAVTVYVADDGPGIDKSHIDRIFDPFYSTKKDGTGLGLAIVQRLSESLNIDLSIRTQPGAGATFVLGFSHIPVEANATGRLKTAMPSQIKS; translated from the coding sequence ATGCAGTCAAACACAGCCCCATTCAAGCCCGGGTGGTTTCTTTCGTTACGGTTAATCACGTATGTCTTGATCTCGGGCATTGTTATTTTCTGGATGGGGTATCCCGATTACCTCAGTTTTCCGTTTTTCGGCTACTCCTTTTTGACGTTGCTGCTGCCGGCGATTTTCATACTCCGACGCTGGATGGAGATTAAGACACTATTTCGCGTCGTTCCGATTCTTCAGACATTTTTTGAAATCATAATTGAAATCGGGATAATCTATGCTACCGGCAATGTGCAGTCGGCTTTTGCCGGACTTTTCATTCTGACCATTATCTCGGCCGCTCTGGTAAGCAATCTTGCCGGAACGCTTGGCTTTGCCTCGCTGGTTTCGGTTTCATACGCCTTTGTCATCTGGTTTGGGTTGTCCATAAAAGGAGAGCCGGGGTCGGCGGCGCGCGCCTTGCAGACCATATTCTCCACTCAAGATGCCGCCTTCTATAATATCTTCCTGCATATTCTCACTTTTTATCTGGTGGCATTTATCTCGGGATACCTCGTAGAGCGCTTGCGGCACAAAGATCTTCAGCTGGCAACGGCGTCGCAGGCGCTGCGACTGGCAAAACTTGATACCGAGGATATACTGCGCCATCTCAACTCCGGTCTGCTGACCATCGACCCGCAACTAAAAGTGATTTTTTTCAATCGCACCGCCGAGGAAATTCTGGAATTGAATGAAGCCGATGTGCGGGGGAAGAATATCAGACAGGTTTTTGCCGCCCGCATGCCGCAACTAACCACCAATCTCATCGAGGTACTGCAGACCCATCGCCATTCGCCGCGAAACGAGATTGAGATTATCGGCCGTTCCGGTAAGAGGACGCCGCTGGGGATATCGACCTCGATTTTGAAAGATGAATCGGGCGAGATTCGCGGTGTCATAGCGATTTTTCAGGACCTGACGGAAACAAAGAAAATGGAAGACAAAATTCGCATCGCCGACCGTCTGGCGGCTGTCGGAGAACTCTCCGCGGCGATCGCCCACGAAATACGCAATCCCCTCGCGGCTATCTCCGGCTCGGTGGAAGTGCTCCATCGTGAGCTCAATCTGGAAGGGGAGAACCGTCGTTTGATGCAATTGATTGTAAAGGAATCTTCAAGATTGAACAACATCCTTTCCGATTTTCTTCTTTATGCCCGTAGCAATCGCGTCGTTTTTTCGCGGGTGGAGCTTTGCCGCTTAATAAGCGATGTCTTTGAAATTGTGAAACGGCATAATTCCTATCATTCCGATATCGAGCTGAAATTGACCTCGCCGGAATCATATATTTATATTTTCGGCGATGAAGACAAACTGAAGCAGATACTGCTCAATCTCCTGGTCAATGCCTGCGAAGCGATTGGAGCGCGGCCAGGCAATGTAGCAGTCGGTATCGATGTCGGCGAAGACAGGGCTGTGACGGTCTATGTCGCCGATGACGGTCCCGGAATTGACAAGAGTCATATCGACCGGATTTTTGACCCCTTTTATTCCACCAAGAAAGATGGCACCGGTCTGGGATTGGCTATAGTACAGCGACTATCTGAAAGCTTGAATATCGACTTGTCTATTCGCACGCAGCCGGGCGCCGGCGCCACTTTCGTGCTTGGATTCAGCCATATCCCGGTCGAAGCCAATGCCACCGGTCGCCTCAAGACCGCGATGCCATCTCAAATAAAATCTTAA